The Scyliorhinus canicula chromosome 13, sScyCan1.1, whole genome shotgun sequence genome contains a region encoding:
- the LOC119975694 gene encoding zinc finger protein 345-like produces the protein MEIKNESEAFRNDGGESRKPVGAHQPASGNRGVDTLQCRVCGKGFRWPSLLDTHLRVHTGDKPFECTVCKMHFFTSSEVTKHQRFHTGEKPFECTVCTKRFHTSSNLTQHQKIHTGEKPFECADCAKRFYRTCDLSKHQRIHTGEKPFQCTVCEKQFHTSSNLIQHQHIHAVEKPFECAVCTKRFYTSSLLTQHQKIHTGEKPFECGVCRKRFYRSGYLIEHQRIHTGEKRFECTVCRKRFHTSSNLNKHLKIHTGEKPFECSVCEKRFYTSSNLTQHQQIHTGEKAFKCTVCKKRFKSFRYLLQHQAKHVEEKMSTALG, from the coding sequence ATGGAAATTAAGAATGAAAGCGAAGCATTCCGGAACGACGGGGGTGAATCCCGAAAACCTGTTGGAGCCCATCAGCCAGCATCCGGGAATCGTGGAGTGGACACCCTTCAGTGCAgggtgtgtgggaagggtttcCGCTGGCCCAGCCTGCTGGACACCCACCTGCGCGTCCACACAGGAGACAAGCCGTTTGAGTGCACCGTGTGCAAGATGCACTTTTTCACCTCGAGTGAGGTGACCAAACATCAACGGTTTCACACAGGTGAGAAGCCATTTGAATGTACTGTGTGCACAAAACGATTTCACACGTCCAGCAATTTGACCCAGCATCAGAAAATCCATACCGGAGAGAAACCATTTGAATGCGCCGACTGCGCCAAGAGATTTTACCGCACTTGTGACCTGAgcaaacatcagcgaattcacacgggCGAGAAACCCTTCCAGTGCACCGTATGTGAGAAGCAATTTCATACGTCGAGCAACTTAATCCAGCATCAGCACATTCATGCTGTGGAGAAACCCTTTGAGTGCGCTGTGTGCACCAAACGATTCTACACATCCAGCCTCCTGACACAGCACCAGAAGATTCATACTGGAGAGAAACCCTTCGAGTGCGGAGTGTGCCGGAAGCGATTTTACCGATCGGGCTACTTGATCGAGCACCAGCGAATTCATACAGGTGAGAAGAGGTTTGAATGCACTGTGTGCAGGAAGAGATTTCACACCTCGAGCAACTTGAACAAACATTtgaaaattcacactggggagaaaccgtttgAGTGTTCCGTGTGCGAGAAGCGATTTTACACATCCAGTAACTTGACGCaacatcagcaaattcacactggcgaGAAGGCCTTCAAATGCACTGTGTGTAAAAAGAGATTTAAAAGTTTCAGATACCTGCTGCAGCATCAAGCAAAGCACGTTGAAGAGAAGATGTCAACTGCGCTGGGTTGA